The following proteins are encoded in a genomic region of Neisseria perflava:
- a CDS encoding ClpXP protease specificity-enhancing factor — MATSTKPYFLRALYEWCLDNNQIPHIVAWVNEHTRVPLQYVRDNEIVLNIGPTASHNLNIDNEWVNFSARFSGVAHEIWIPVGHIVSIFGRESGEGMGFEVEPYQPASTSPAATEDKKAESAEEKPKKVLKLVK, encoded by the coding sequence ATGGCAACTTCAACCAAACCGTATTTTTTGCGCGCTTTGTATGAATGGTGTCTGGATAATAACCAAATACCACACATCGTCGCTTGGGTAAACGAACATACCCGTGTTCCGCTGCAGTATGTACGTGACAATGAGATTGTTTTAAATATTGGCCCTACTGCCAGCCATAATTTAAATATCGACAACGAATGGGTCAATTTCTCTGCCCGCTTTTCTGGCGTAGCGCACGAGATTTGGATTCCGGTTGGTCATATTGTCAGTATATTTGGTCGCGAAAGTGGAGAGGGTATGGGGTTTGAGGTAGAACCATATCAGCCTGCTTCTACCAGTCCTGCTGCAACGGAAGATAAAAAAGCTGAATCTGCGGAAGAAAAACCGAAAAAAGTATTGAAGCTTGTGAAGTAA